A single genomic interval of Bradyrhizobium sp. sBnM-33 harbors:
- a CDS encoding NYN domain-containing protein: MTPSDRIAVFIDGANLYATARTLGFDIDYRRLLKEFQGRGALLRAFYYTTVIEDQEYTSIRPLIDWLDYNGYTVVTKLTKEFVDASGRRKVKGSMHVELAVNAMELAGRIDRMFLFSGDGDFRPLLEAVQRRGVHVTVVSTLTSQPPMVADELRRQADAFLDLAELKATLGRDPSERPGLREIRQQLPPFATRGAINGGGIAG, from the coding sequence ATGACACCGTCCGATAGAATCGCGGTCTTTATCGATGGCGCCAATCTATACGCGACCGCCAGGACACTCGGTTTCGATATCGATTACCGGCGTCTGCTCAAGGAGTTCCAGGGCCGTGGCGCGTTGTTGCGCGCGTTCTACTACACAACCGTCATTGAGGATCAGGAATATACATCCATCCGTCCCCTGATCGATTGGCTCGATTATAACGGCTACACCGTCGTCACCAAGCTCACCAAGGAATTCGTTGACGCCAGCGGCCGCCGCAAGGTGAAGGGCAGCATGCATGTCGAGCTTGCCGTCAATGCGATGGAGCTCGCCGGGCGCATCGACAGGATGTTTCTGTTCTCCGGCGATGGGGATTTCCGCCCGCTGCTGGAGGCGGTGCAGCGCCGCGGCGTGCACGTTACTGTCGTCTCGACCTTGACCAGCCAGCCTCCGATGGTGGCTGACGAACTGCGGCGTCAGGCCGACGCTTTTCTCGACCTTGCGGAATTGAAAGCAACGCTCGGGCGCGATCCGTCCGAGCGGCCGGGACTACGCGAAATCCGCCAGCAATTGCCGCCGTTCGCGACGCGCGGAGCGATCAATGGCGGTGGCATTGCGGGATGA